AACCAAACCGTTCTTATATAAAAACATACTTACTTGGCCAGCACAAAACGTGTTAACCTGTGGAAGGCACACAAGAAGCATGGAAATTCAACCAGGAAGTGATATAGCTAAAGCAAAGCGTGATTGGACGAAATCTTTCTTTGTTCTGTGATTGGTCGACAGGGTGGCCGCTTCAAAAACCCTTGCAGTACTAAAAACGGGTGATAATGTAAAGCAGATTCGACTAATGACTGAAATTTCATCCAATACAAAATACCATTGAGATTCATTAAGTtgagttattattttttttttttaccttttaccAGTTAGTTAGCAgttgacaaaacatttcatataGCAGGTAGGCCAAAATGGGAATTTTTACTAAGGTTTCCGTGGCAGCTGGGTTTAGGTAAGGTTGTTATATGCATATATAGGCTATTCTGGTAAATACGTTGAAACGTTTTTTCAATCCCAACACTATATTAATAGTGGTAAACAGTATAAGACGATAATAACGATATGTTCGATGAGGATTAGTGAGACGAACTCTGTCCAGTGATTTCGGAATTTCCCTTGCGTTTTAGTGGAACGGCTAAACCAGCGTTCAACGGCGACTCCGGAAAGAATTCAGTGTTGCACAACGTTGAGTTACATGACCTAACCAAGGTGCATTTGATAACAAAACCTTCGGTTTCTTTGACCTGAAGTCGGGTATCCTAAGATGATCAGTTGACCATGATGTCGACAACAGCAGGACGAATTTTCGGTGGACTGACGCGCGCTTTTTCCGGTCGAGTGATATTTAATCTGAACACCACTTCGACCGTAAGGTGAGTGTCTTGGTAAGCTACTCCAAATCACGCTACCTCAGGGTGTCTCGTGACTCAGTGAGAAGGTTTATACTTACTATGATTGTTACAACAAATTCTATAACCTTCAGATTTTGTCAGCTAATATGAAATTTAAgatgtgttgtgtctgtgaaTATTTGTTACTTATAGTTTTAAAAGCTGTGACCGTATTTGCATAAATGGTACTTCTGAAGAAGTTAGATAGAGCCACACTTTTCAATAGTTATCAACCAAAATATCTGATCCCATAGATACAGTTAAGTTGATATGTTGTTATGGAAGGTTCTGTCTGCGGAGTGTTATCAGACAGTGCAGTAGGACCTGATATTGTTATCAGATCGCACATTTTGGAGTTGGTTCTACTGACATTGACCCAATGATTTTGTTTGTACTTAAGACAGTACAGTACATGACATCTTGAGTTATGCCTGCTTCCAAGGCTTACATTTATGACTTGTAATGTAGGTCTACCTATGTCTCTGTCCATTAGAGCAAATGCAGGTTTGCCATGGCATCATCACTGTCTGGTATATGAAAGCTAAAAAGATTAAAGATAATATATTGTGTGATTTGTGCAAGCACACATGAAAATTTTCGTTCATAGTTATTAAGTGTGCACAGATGTACAAGTACAACTCAGTAAAGTGTGGAAAGCTACTTTCCACACTTTACTGAGGCAGTGTCTTAACTAATgattaaatgatgaaataaactTATCCTTCTCTCAGCAGACTGAACGGTGTGCGGTCTCTTGCTCTGACCTCTCAGAGGACAGCAAAGTCCACAGATGACAATGAAGAGATAAACCCTGAGCCCATCAAGTTCTCCACCAGTAAAGCCAGTCACAGATCCTGGAAAGTTCAACAGTCCTTGGGGAGCCAAGAACAGCGACCATGGTGGAAAGTCCTCCCCATCAGCCTATTAACCATCAGCTTCCTTCTGTGGTGTGTACTGAGAGAAGAGACTGACATCGATGCAAAGCTGGAACAGCATCTGTTTACCCATTTACCAGGCTTCCTtcaagatgaagaggagggggaaaatAAACCAAGCTAACAAATGTGGGACTCTGGATGTTTGTATTTTAGGCTGTATTTATTGTCAAGTGTCGCTCTAGTATTTTTGACTGTGATACTGAGTTATTGCTTATCACTGAAAGTGTAGCAGTGAGCCCATCTAATGCTATGGAAACTCAAAATTCTTTTTTCCCCTAAAGAAAATGTTATGCACCATACATTGGTTGAGCATATGTGGATTAAAATGCCTTTATTTGTACTTGGGTATGGTATGCCTGTCTATAAGTGTCCTTAATTACATATTACTCTGTGTCTCAGAAATACTTAGATCAAAATGATTTACCTGTTGCACATGTATTTTCAAGCTAGTGGGACTTCAGTTCTGTGAACTGAAAGCAGGTAACCTGCTGCCAGAGATGTCAGTCTGCTCTTGCATTACAAATTAGGTTATACAAGTTAGGATATTTCCAGAAAATTAAGGGACTATTGAGTAATGATGCTCTGAAACTGTATATTTAGCCTTAGTTACCAAGTGTACAAGATCCAGTGTTTTCGGTTGAACTGACCATGACTCCTCGTGTTGCAGTTTTAAccactttttaaatttatgttCTTAGACACACAGTACAAACACTGATCgacccccccacacacaaaaaagagagtaagaaaaaaaaaacaaaaaaacaagaatctgAGGTAGCAGAAAGTTTATTTACAGCACAACAAGAAATCCtatgacatgcacacacaggattGAAAGGTACAGATTCTAAAATTGAGTTGCAGACCTGAGAAAGGCAGTGGAATATTGTTTTTAGCATTTACACAGATTAAGTTCTACTCTACAATGAACAGGACAGTGTTGAGAGGAAAGagtgaaatgacaaatgaagtACAAAAAAACATGCCCAAAACTACAAATGACAAATTAGGTGGCACACATGCTGGTAATAGTTCAAGATTTACAAAATAAACCCCAATCAATCCCACCCACCCCCACTAAAAAGGTAAAATCCAGTCGTTTATGCGCGCTCTCCTCTAATTCGCCTGGCCAGCTGGATGTCTTTGGGCATGATGGTAACCCTCTTTGCATGAATAGCGCACAGGTTGGTGTCCTCAAACAGTCCAACCAGGTATGCCTCACTGGCTTCCTGCATGGGGAGAAGAAAGTCAGTTATACTtttgaaacaaatgtaaaagtaaacttgttaaataaacaatatgtGTAACACAAGCGCCATACCTGCAGAGCACCAATAGCTGCACTCTGGAAACGGAGATCTGTCTTGAAATCCTGAGCGATTTCCCTGACCAGGCGCTGGAAAGGGAGCTTCCTGATGAGCAACTCAGTGGACTTCTGGTACCGACGGATCTCACGCAGAGCAACAGTACCTGGCCTGCAAGAACAAACCAAGTGCTTCTTTTAAGTTTCCAAACCACATCACATCTGTAGCAACAGAAAACTGCCATCACAATAGCCCCTCCACCAGAGAAACCTTATCACTTCTGACTATGTACCTGTATCTATGGGGCTTCTTCACTCCACCGGTGGATGGCGCGCTTTTCCTGGCAGCTTTGGTGGCCAGCTGCTTCCTCGGCGCCTTTCCTCCTGTAGATTTACGGGCGGTCTGCTTGGTACGAGCCATACTTTACCTGCgggtctttaaaaaaaataaaatcaaaaaagttAAACGACAATTTCAATTCCCTTAAAAGCTGCCCTCGTTATTATACTTAAATAGACCGCTTTACCGCCTCAGTGACATATACCCTATAGCCGCGGTGTCATTATCAGTCAGTTATGACCCTCGTACTAAAAGaataaagcaaaacataatttccaaatacatttttcacaacAAACCTTTCTATCAGCACAGACAAAGCGAGGGTTACATTGACAAAAGTCTCCATTTGACTGCGCAACACTTCATGATCACACAGAAGATACAGCGTCTGTCGACACACCGATGGCTTTAATTTATAAACAAGCCTGTTTTAAGCCCCGCCACCATTAAGCTACAGGGGAAACACACGTTTCTTTGCTGTCGTTAGCAAGCAAATTTAAAGCTAGCATGGACGGTTGCAAAATGGCGCCAGGTAGCCACCACAGTGGTTTACATCAACATTACGACATCAATGCCATTTAAGCCGTTTCGATAAATAACCATACACGTGAATTAAACCTCGACAGTACGTTTAATGTAATATCGCGGGGTTCTTGGAGAGAAAACTTTGTACGGAAGAGCTCAAACGTAGCTAACATTTAGCCAATTGCTACAGCGCGCCGTTTCGTTGTCAAATAGCTAACACAGGACACCAGTCAAAGCGAATTTAACCTTATTAACGACCTGGGAATCAAAGTACATCAAATACTTGATGACTATAAATACCGAACACGGAAACCACAACACCGCTTAGTAACACTCTAACGTtacctttgtgtttattttccgGGAAGACGACGTCCTCTTCTTGCGTGTCGGTTGACTATATCACCCGAGGGCACAGAAGGTGGTATTTATAGCTTGAGCGGAGTGGCTCTCCAAGTCCCGCCTCTGAAATGACAGGATTGGTTAAAACTCAATCCCTGATGGAATGTGATTagcaggggaggaaaaaaaggcgGTCGCTGCATCTGGATTTGAAATACAATGGGACAAGAAGTTTCATCTTTTAAATTGAGATATCGACATGTTTATTGCATTCGTTCATTAACCTGAAACTGTCTCTTACTAGTCTGCACAGTGTTCGCATTAACTTTTGGTTTTAAAGCTGTATCAAATTATCTCTTAAAATATGATGCCCACCAATGAAATATCATTCATTAAATGGGACGAAATGGAACAAATGACCCATTGAACAATGGAAAGCACTGAAATCTTAAATAATGGATCGGAGAATACTTGGTAAGTCAGTGCAAAGTGATGGTAGATGGGGAATACTTTACAGCACATGGGCTATTCTGATTAATGTCTGCATTCACAGGCCAGTTGTATTGAGAGTCCATAAAATTATATTTGGGTTCAATCTGCACCCCTGCCAAAGAGTATAAATTAAGTATAGCGTTGTTCATACCATAATACTGTATACACCACCTATATACACAGGCAATGTACCAATAAAACAAGGGTATCTCTGTAGGTCTCTGACAAACGGTTAGGGAAAACCATCACCACAAGTCATTGAGTTAGTACAGAGTACCACAAACAAATTCTGCATCACGCATTTGCTGATAGAGCCTGTTAATTTTATGCATTGACAGTGTTCCTATTGGCACAGAAAGCGTTGAGGAAACAACTCTGACAGGGCAGAGTTAGGCACCAGGCAACAGGACACAAACTGCCTGACCCTTTGTGTCCATGTTGAAAAAGGAGGGCTCAGCTGGGAGCTGATACAGAGGGCACACAGCCCCCAACAACCTGATGACAAAATCAGCTTGTTTCATTGTCTGTGAAATGAACCTTTCCTGTTACTCCCAAGTCAGCTTTATTAGCAACGTTTATAGTCtttatttacagtgtttactattctactctttttttattttccctttcattttttttgtttgtcttatttcTCCCCTATaaattttgttgctgtttttaaaggctgtcatttattttatttatctatgaGGAATATCAAATCGATCTGTGATTACTgcgtatttttatttatttatttttttgtttgtttgtttgtcctgaCTAAAAGTAGTTTTtcaataatataaaaatgtacaagtCATACGAGTGTGAATTCACTCAGTCGACCATGTAGGTCACGAGAGCGGAACGACACGCGTTGGGGAAATATTACAAGACGGGCCTATTCTCACGTGACACCAGTGGTAAGTTTCTGAACATAACATGTCTTCATGGAAACCAAGAAACTGCTAGTATTTTTGGAATTAATATCGACTAAAACGTGGCCCATGGACTATGTGTGTATCCCTGCATCATCGAGTTAAATAGTTCAGTCTAACTGGCGCTTTTTGCTTGAAATCCTGCCGCACGGGGAGAATCAGCATGACCGAGCGAAGGCTGCTGTTTCTAGGTAccttatgttttcatttcaggcCTTATGCAACATaagcaaaatgtgtttcatgcGAGCCTTGCTGCATGCACGAGTGTGGTGTATTATAGGCCGCATTTAGgaaatttatttgtttggattttataTTGTAAGATTGAGAGCGCAGTTCGTCTTTATCTCCCAGTTtgatttaaatcaaattaactCGATTCTTACAAGAGAGCTTGAATGTTTTAATTGACGTTAGGCTCTGTTATACATTTATCTGTGTCTGCTTTTATACATTATTGCAATGCAACACAGTGAGtaatctgttttaatatttgtgtgtgtgtgttttgtatgttcaTTCGACAGATATTGAACCCAAGTCAAACAGCTCCGCTCCTGTCGACGGCAGAGCTGACAAGCCCCTCTGGGTTCCCAGCGACAACACTTTCAGGTTTAATTTCCTCCCTGACAACTCACAAGGATTTCAAGAAGAAACATCTGCATCTCCATCATCAGACAGGACCGAACCAGCAAGGAGCAAGATTACCTTTACAGGACAGGGCTCTGCTTTTGCTTTCAACTTTCAGATTCCTCCTGCTGCACCTGTAGAGCACATGGAGACGACAGAGACCCCAGACACCTCTACTCCAGGCAGCCAACAAGGCACCCAAGGCGAAAAGCCTTCCCTGCTGCAAAATGTTAGCTCTCCACCTGAATCGTTGGTGCAGtcaaaagcaaagaagaagaagaagaagaaatctgtgGTGGAAAAACCCTCAGATAGCACGGAGCCACAACAGAAGCCAAGTTCAGCTGAGGGGAGTCAAGAAGGCGAGGACACGGAGCTGGTCAGTATTAGAAGCATTCTTCCAAAGTAATCACAGCgggtttcagttcagttccagTTAGCTGATCTGATGTCTGAATGTCTTTCAGAGTGCAGAAGAGCAGCTGAACAGACAGCTGGACTGGTGCATTGAGCAGCTGGAGTTGGGAATGAGGTCTCAGAAGGGCACACCGAAACAGAGTATGATGATTACCTCAGACGTCATCTGTTTGCACTTGGCGCTAAAATGATTGTTGGCTCGTCTGCTCAGAGGTTTAATGTTGTAAATATAGgctcaaatataaaatacatttgtgatATGATTACTCTGACCATGTTCTGAGGTGCACAAATGCACCAAaagactgaatatttttttcctttgcagagGAGGAAGCCTCGCGTGCCCTGAAGACTTTACGAAGCTCCAAAGCTCCTCTGGCCAAGAAGAGGCAGGTGATGAGAGCTATGACTGGAgattacaggaaaaaaatggaagaagagaagacaaagCAATACAAACTTATTCAGAATGGTGAGTCGATTGTAGCTGTAAGGGTTGACCAATTAATCGCTTTGGCTGATGTTGTGGTATCAGTCAAAAAAACAGCTAACAGCTTTATTTCTCCCTTCAAACTATTGTTATTATGTTGACCTCAAGTAGAGTGTACAGTAAAAGTTTCTCACATGTAAAAAGATCCATGTTGTGAAATTTTACATGTGGTTGAAGTGCCGTTAATTGACAGATTTCTCTGATCCCATCAGAAATTGCATCAGCTAAGGTCAAAGTTGCATCAGAGTCTccaaaaaagtgtgttttccaCCGGAGAGCTGGGGTTAAAAGCCAGACATCAGCCACACAGGAGAAACTGCAACAAGCTGAAGGCCAGCAGACAGACCAGATATCACAGACTCAAGAGGAGGCATCAGCGTTTGTCTTTACTCCATCCAAGGAGGAGTTTCGATTCAATTTTCTCTGATTTATACTCTGAAGACACCTCTCTGCGTGCTGGACATTCTTTGAGatagaaacaacaaaaaacccctGAAACGAGGGGCTCCACTGGAGATGATGGGAGAAAAATGTCACTTACAATCACAATGCGAATATTAAAACATTGAAAGTCATTATTTGTAACATATTTcgaaaaataaaaagttttgttttcattgtatttttaatcTGAGTGTGGAAATGTGCAACCAACCAGTTAAAAGTAAAGCATCATTTGTGATAGTTTTACAGAAGGCCTGTCCAATACTTAAACATTAAAGGTTGCATGTCAGATATAGTCTGCTTAAAGTTAATTATGCTTTTACACCTGTCATATTTCTAAACGTGAGGTTAATAAGGGGCAGTCTGGTACTACTACACTGAGGCATAATATGTAGCAACTGctaaatttcattttctccaacCCAAAATGTCAGTATGTGATGACCTGGGAACGAGACTCAACAATCGACTATcgcaaacacagcaaaataataataaaatacaggcAAAGGACGTGTGTTTGATGATAAGTGTGATGTGTGAGAGGATTTTTTTATGAGCATACACGGCTTTTATGGACGTTTCTGCATATTAtgcttttaaagatttttaaaagcCATGAAGAGGTGAAAAAGTTAAGTATTTTAAATACCAATATATGTTCAAAAAGCTCAAATCAATAATAACATAAACTGTGtgactttttttccttccttgaCACCAAGGTTCGGAAACAAacaactaaaatatttttttaccgGGTGACAGAATAAGTTTAAAATGTGATTGGCCAGTAGATATGTTTTAGCTGTGGAAAAGGTTAGGCAGGAAAGGGCGGAACATGGTTCAACTCGAGCACAAATGAGtgtgacacacaaaacaaaaaaagtttcataCGCTGAGAAGACGCTAACGTTGCCTTTTGACTGTAAGTATTTAACTTTTGACATTCGGCTACATTGTAATATATTAGTTCGTTTAGGTTGTTGCCTTACAGTTTGAAGATTTCATATCATTAATAGTTAGTTTGGTTTCTGTATCGTGAGGAAAAGTTTCTAATGGGCTTTTTCGCCAAGCTAGCGTTCAGCTAGCCAAAAGAGCCAAGTTGAGAGTTACAGCAAGTAAAGATATAAATCCGCCGGAGCCTTAAGTAACTGTAGGTCAGAAGTTGGAATAGTTAGGCTTTATTTGAATGTTTATCTCAAGCTAAATGCCACAACTCTAACCACTCTCGCTTTCTGAGATTCAGATAACGTGCCTTTAAAATCAGAATTCAAGGTTTGGGCATCATTTCGACTTTGGTTCACGGTCGGTGCTCAGTCTCGGGGCCTCCTCTGTTTTCAGGTGTGTGGAGGGGCGAGtgaagaggcagaaaatgtCTGAGCTAAGTGACGAAGCCAGTGAATCAGAGCAACTGGGTGCTAGCCTCTCCCTGTGGCTGGGTGACTCCCTGGTGCGACCTGCGGAGCTGGTTGTCCCCCTGGACCTACACACCGCCTGCTCCATCGGCCAGTACGACGTGGTTGCAGAGTGCATCAAAAGGTGGGTGACTccacaataataacaacagtttCATGCGCTGTGGTCCTTTCTTCCACAGCCTTTGTGGCACATTAAACAATGTGTATTGATAACTATGATCTTGGTGTCTTTTCAGACGTGAGGTGGACCTGGATGGCAAGAACATTGGTGGGTGGACACCACTGATGTATGCGTCTTACATTGGCCACGACAACATCGCAAATCTTCTGCTGGAGGCTGGTGTGAATGTAAATGCTACTACAGCCAAGGGATTAACCCCACTGATGCTGGCTGCAAGCTGTGGGAATGAAAGTATTGCATACTTTCTGCTTCAGGTACAAAAGTTCAGACAGTTCACGCTAGGCTATGTTGGTGTATTTAAAATCGCAATTcagatgtttttatgttcatgtggttttttttaatgcaaaatcaCCATGCAATATGGCCACAATTTACAGTGACTAAGTTGATAAAGTTTCAGCATCTGCATTCTTCTATGATAAAGATAGGAGGACGGTTATGTTATTTTCTTGATAAAGTGTACTTTATTACTCAGAGTATAAAATGACTTTAGTTTTCTTACCTCAAAAGCAAGGTGCTGAGTTGGAGCTGAAAGACTCTCGAGGCTGGACCGCTCTGTTCCACTGCACGAGCACAGGCCACCAGCAGATGGTCAAGTTCCTGCTGGATAACAATGCCGATGCCAATGTCAAGTGAGAGTCTTCATTCATCCCAAAACTACTGCAACACTTTAGTCAGACAGAGGTTCATCATTCTTTCATCCACAGGGAGCCAGGATCTGGTTTCACTCCCCTGATGGAGGCTGCTACTTCTGGACATGAAATCATTGTTCAGAACCTGCTTGATCAAGTGAGTTGGTTAACTCAAAAATATGATCTCTGCTATTCAAAGACAAAACCACAGCCCCTGAAATTTTCTCTCTACTTAGGATGGGTGATGTTTTTTAGACAAAGAAGAGTCTCACTCAGAGGTACCGACTTATGatcctgacatgttttatttatttaacagaaaGTTAAAGTTGATGATCGCAATGCTAAAGGAGAGACTGCCCGTGCTTTAGCCATGATGTACGGTTATACCAAGATCGTCAGCCTCATTGACTCACGTACTCCAAGGATCAAACCAGGTACTTGTTTAAACAGCTTAATTTCtcactgtttatttatgtttaagatttttttattattattatttgatttttcttttattatatttttattttgtgtgtttcaactTGTCAGGGCATTTTGAAGACATGAGTTCCTCAGAGGATTCGGACAGCGCACCGCCAAGGATAAGGCAGAGTCGAAACAGAGCTAAAGGCATGAGCATCCATGATGGACCCCAGGCCGTCGCCAAGTTCCGAGTAGGATGCACCAGCAAACTGTGTGGTAGTGTCACATTAGACATCCAGTCAACCTGTATTCATACACAGTCACAAGGCCTGTAGTGcttccagtatttttttttattaggaAATATAATTAGTAAGTTACTTTGTGCACAACAGAAAGTTCTTTCTTTAGTGTTGAAAAAGAGATCACAGAAATTATTAGAAAATCTGACACAAATTGAGATATTTGCAATTAAGTAGACAGCTTtatgctgtaaaaaaaacaaaacattcacttaCTGGCATTTTGCCATTAATTACTGTGCAGGACAGCAGTTTGTTAATACTACTTTATCCTCACAGAACCTGCTACATTGCCGCCAGGATACACGACATACCGTGACACTGGTGAACGGAGTGAGGGCATCTGCTACCGTGATGTGACTTCACCCATCAACGAGCTGGACGGccagagcaacagcagcagaggtgaaAAGCAGACGATTAGCAGAAATCTGAAATACATTCAGAAACCAAGTAATATTAGCTGCCAGTGAAATTCATTTTGCACCTTACCTCTACAGATGACAGTCCATTCTTTGACAATGACATGCCCACcatgaggagcagcagcagcagcagtgaaggcCTGCCTCATGTGATGGGCCTCAACTGGGAAGGCTCTGTGGAGAGTAATGAGGTGAACACAAGAGCACAGAAATCCCACTGTTTTGGAGTCAAATTCCAGATTTGATTTAAACATCGCAGCAACAGAGTGTATCTTTATCCACCAGGACTCTGACCAGTGCAAGAAGAGCAGCTCTCGCAGAGTCAGTAAGGGCCATCACTCAAAAGGCAAGAGTCGCCACGGAGGCAACGATGCCGCTCACTCCAGCGGTACAGCAAACTGTGGGATGAGGTCACATATTGGTCTTCC
The Scatophagus argus isolate fScaArg1 chromosome 21, fScaArg1.pri, whole genome shotgun sequence genome window above contains:
- the h3f3d gene encoding H3 histone, family 3D, giving the protein MARTKQTARKSTGGKAPRKQLATKAARKSAPSTGGVKKPHRYRPGTVALREIRRYQKSTELLIRKLPFQRLVREIAQDFKTDLRFQSAAIGALQEASEAYLVGLFEDTNLCAIHAKRVTIMPKDIQLARRIRGERA
- the c21h16orf91 gene encoding protein CCSMST1 isoform X1, with translation MMSTTAGRIFGGLTRAFSGRVIFNLNTTSTVSRLNGVRSLALTSQRTAKSTDDNEEINPEPIKFSTSKASHRSWKVQQSLGSQEQRPWWKVLPISLLTISFLLWCVLREETDIDAKLEQHLFTHLPGFLQDEEEGENKPS
- the c21h8orf33 gene encoding UPF0488 protein C8orf33 homolog, which encodes MTERRLLFLDIEPKSNSSAPVDGRADKPLWVPSDNTFRFNFLPDNSQGFQEETSASPSSDRTEPARSKITFTGQGSAFAFNFQIPPAAPVEHMETTETPDTSTPGSQQGTQGEKPSLLQNVSSPPESLVQSKAKKKKKKKSVVEKPSDSTEPQQKPSSAEGSQEGEDTELSAEEQLNRQLDWCIEQLELGMRSQKGTPKQKEEASRALKTLRSSKAPLAKKRQVMRAMTGDYRKKMEEEKTKQYKLIQNEIASAKVKVASESPKKCVFHRRAGVKSQTSATQEKLQQAEGQQTDQISQTQEEASAFVFTPSKEEFRFNFL
- the c21h16orf91 gene encoding protein CCSMST1 isoform X2; translation: MMSTTAGRIFGGLTRAFSGRVIFNLNTTSTVRLNGVRSLALTSQRTAKSTDDNEEINPEPIKFSTSKASHRSWKVQQSLGSQEQRPWWKVLPISLLTISFLLWCVLREETDIDAKLEQHLFTHLPGFLQDEEEGENKPS
- the anks3 gene encoding ankyrin repeat and SAM domain-containing protein 3 isoform X1, producing MSELSDEASESEQLGASLSLWLGDSLVRPAELVVPLDLHTACSIGQYDVVAECIKRREVDLDGKNIGGWTPLMYASYIGHDNIANLLLEAGVNVNATTAKGLTPLMLAASCGNESIAYFLLQQGAELELKDSRGWTALFHCTSTGHQQMVKFLLDNNADANVKEPGSGFTPLMEAATSGHEIIVQNLLDQKVKVDDRNAKGETARALAMMYGYTKIVSLIDSRTPRIKPGHFEDMSSSEDSDSAPPRIRQSRNRAKGMSIHDGPQAVAKFRVGCTSKLCEPATLPPGYTTYRDTGERSEGICYRDVTSPINELDGQSNSSRDDSPFFDNDMPTMRSSSSSSEGLPHVMGLNWEGSVESNEDSDQCKKSSSRRVSKGHHSKGKSRHGGNDAAHSSGTANCGMRSHIGLPPSYTGPKDLAEFLDQIGFSKYLPLLEEQDIDLRIFLTLTENDLKEIGITLFGPKRKMTSAIARWHSSARPPSDALEQAYADQLEAEMQEMAIQLHKRCEEMASLQSQVSQEKELRTVMEGCLMEDKMAWRRVHAELVENHRLAQEMTATLAEFRACHTKLLPCFTTDEDSSSYTGMEDKIEGDTGVPASEGLPRSKAAELMKKLYSYEEELAGTLQTVLQSLRRLSAPEKVSDSWERP
- the anks3 gene encoding ankyrin repeat and SAM domain-containing protein 3 isoform X2; amino-acid sequence: MVKFLLDNNADANVKEPGSGFTPLMEAATSGHEIIVQNLLDQKVKVDDRNAKGETARALAMMYGYTKIVSLIDSRTPRIKPGHFEDMSSSEDSDSAPPRIRQSRNRAKGMSIHDGPQAVAKFRVGCTSKLCEPATLPPGYTTYRDTGERSEGICYRDVTSPINELDGQSNSSRDDSPFFDNDMPTMRSSSSSSEGLPHVMGLNWEGSVESNEDSDQCKKSSSRRVSKGHHSKGKSRHGGNDAAHSSGTANCGMRSHIGLPPSYTGPKDLAEFLDQIGFSKYLPLLEEQDIDLRIFLTLTENDLKEIGITLFGPKRKMTSAIARWHSSARPPSDALEQAYADQLEAEMQEMAIQLHKRCEEMASLQSQVSQEKELRTVMEGCLMEDKMAWRRVHAELVENHRLAQEMTATLAEFRACHTKLLPCFTTDEDSSSYTGMEDKIEGDTGVPASEGLPRSKAAELMKKLYSYEEELAGTLQTVLQSLRRLSAPEKVSDSWERP